From a region of the Torulaspora globosa chromosome 7, complete sequence genome:
- the PRP39 gene encoding Prp39p (ancestral locus Anc_1.493) — MLRSYDAGGRALVVSIYFVLPLSSAISRCLRKIITYKPRRARWQQMTVRESDANELDTSPDSFDALEGLDPSFLKENAELVDAYKNIRWNSVQSLNALVGCIEKTILKYKNPNDAIKRAMESIYRQLLQKYPLLFGYWKRFTAVQYQLYGLEKSIATLKEALESFPNSLELWCDYLNVLCVNSADKVELIRENFLMAKDKIGYHFLSHPFWDRYIEFETKHQEWNSLNSIYAELLCIPLHQYARYGTAYRKFLADHVEFTPHNNLDVEIRKTHGLVTAVWPFESKIKQGFFNVTPVSDEELANWDRYLTYVEENEATKVFPTKFIESVFQRCLVPCLYYEHFWIKYHNWLELAKNSDLLTLIDSYQRGISRLPRSSKQFRYRFLDFLKKNYRKDKELILLSFTQTTAACIKLFPSETFLISEYLVLLKRSRFASSINQDEKEIHGQQILYAKELESAVSSYLNGTVDKGKPLQDMINDVNLPTVVVELIKTTWLTLKNSMQTRKYFNFYGKNRLFRSSTAFWLTYYKFEKSNQNFAKLNRFINDLGTEINLPVTIINDILRDYNSFYLANSNAGMYQTVRSAEEDYNKLYSVDPILLSRFKRNDPLWVPGRSQNTSIADWYRTKQFRENGHPGILSDKPQISNTIVESSTRSQGNRRPPLPSFKNLEKINQQPRYENSELPLSC; from the coding sequence ATGCTGAGGTCCTATGATGCTGGAGGTCGCGCCTTGGTCGTTAGCATCTACTTTGTGTTACCTTTAAGTTCGGCCATTTCAAGATGCCTTAGAAAAATCATCACTTACAAGCCTAGAAGAGCTCGATGGCAACAGATGACAGTGAGAGAATCGGATGCCAATGAGCTGGATACATCGCCGGACTCCTTTGATGCTCTTGAGGGTCTGGATCCGTcgtttttgaaagaaaatGCAGAATTGGTAGATGCCTACAAGAATATAAGATGGAACAGCGTACAATCGCTGAACGCTCTAGTAGGTTGTATCGAGAAAACGATCCTAAAATATAAGAATCCTAATGATGCTATTAAGAGGGCGATGGAGAGCATATACCGtcagctgctgcagaaaTATCCGCTTCTCTTTGGTTACTGGAAAAGGTTTACCGCTGTCCAGTACCAGCTCTATGGTCTCGAAAAATCAATAGCAACTCTAAAGGAAGCTCTAGAAAGCTTTCCTAACTCTCTTGAGCTTTGGTGTGATTATCTGAATGTTCTATGCGTTAACAGTGCGGATAAAGTAGAGCTCATACGAGAGAACTTTTTAATGGCAAAAGATAAGATAGGATATCACTTTCTGTCGCACCCTTTTTGGGACAGGTACATTGAGTTTGAGACTAAGCATCAGGAATGGAATAGTTTGAATTCAATTTATGCGGAGCTGCTATGCATTCCCCTGCATCAATATGCCAGGTACGGTACAGCGTACAGAAAATTTTTAGCAGATCATGTTGAGTTTACTCCTCATAACAATTTGGACGTCGAAATCCGCAAAACTCATGGCCTGGTAACTGCTGTTTGGCCTTTTGAATCCAAGATTAAGCAGGGTTTTTTTAATGTTACACCGGTCTCCGACGAAGAGCTAGCCAACTGGGATCGTTACTTGACGTATGTCGAAGAGAACGAGGCCACTAAAGTTTTCCCAACAAAATTTATCGAGTCCGTTTTCCAGAGATGTCTTGTACCATGTCTCTACTACGAGCACTTTTGGATAAAATACCACAATTGGCTCGAATTGGCAAAGAATTCTGACCTGCTTACCCTTATTGACTCGTATCAGCGAGGTATAAGCAGGCTGCCGCGGTCCTCCAAGCAATTTCGATATCGCTTTCTAGACTTTCTAAAGAAAAACTACAGGAAAGACAAGGAACTAATACTTTTAAGTTTCACTCAAACAACTGCAGCATGTATCAAACTGTTTCCCAGTGAaactttcttgatttcaGAGTACTTGGTTttattgaaaagatctCGTTTCGCCTCAAGTATAAACCAAGATGAGAAGGAAATTCATGGTCAACAAATTTTGTATGCAAAAGAATTGGAGTCAGCAGTCAGTTCTTATTTAAATGGAACTGTGGATAAGGGTAAACCTTTACAGGACATGATTAATGACGTTAATTTACCGACCGTTGTCGTGGAATTGATAAAGACAACGTGGTTAACCTTGAAGAATTCGATGCAGACGAGAAAATATTTCAACTTTTATGGCAAGAATCGATTATTTCGATCTTCAACCGCGTTCTGGCTCACATACTAcaagtttgaaaaatcaaaCCAGAACTTTGCTAAACTGAATAGGTTCATTAACGATTTGGGAACCGAAATCAACCTCCCTGTTACCATCATAAACGATATTCTCAGGGATTACAACTCCTTCTATTTAGCGAACTCAAATGCAGGAATGTATCAAACAGTTCGCAGTGCAGAGGAAGATTACAATAAATTATATTCAGTGGACCCTATACTGCTATCCCGATTCAAGAGAAATGATCCTCTGTGGGTTCCAGGTAGGTCACAGAACACTAGCATTGCAGATTGGTACAGAACAAAACAATTCAGGGAGAACGGTCATCCAGGCATACTCAGTGATAAACCCCAAATTTCTAATACAATCGTAGAGTCCTCTACCAGATCTCAAGGTAATCGGCGACCTCCTTTGCCATCATTTAAAAATCTCGAGAAGATCAACCAACAACCAAGGTACGAAAATTCTGAACTTCCACTTTCATGTTGA
- the BFA1 gene encoding Bfa1p (ancestral locus Anc_1.494) has product MSIRPSKFEEQPETSFEDMDTTFAKDLARNIQPKSRSSPVSRQAPAAIPTPSVSTTSSEGTTFSRSGERYLGDNRTEEEEEDDDVDEEFLNDFQEFQNRKDDFDDALRTFLTLRGRSSSSAGARQKDYGSDTNDLTAMFSKRLSIGRPTALRQPRSMMELKSRPASSGISPQMPNSLSAGDLRVQSNNTVRFKKSMPSLSNYNHTIDEEEEEEEEEDEEDQERTLRRNGKKSLSNWRRHQKPYLNEFMEGDEEEEDADKDFIFDENLIQPQFLNKTSEASPLKLSPSQYEIVRDDALLTPRLHKRHRDWNALEQLDSFKESAPIVSRRRPAKSTSARSRIKIIKQEIDHNTPIKNGRMYYNPKTMKWEGNEQVLDKFSKLDSIDKKPLLIKTKSQTTNTTRQESFGKLSTAKPKASKRIRNPRIVGKMMFDDENLRWININGNDDEQDLFAGIKDVKPAFSGSPVSSLKGTSHVSPFLRSHSQLLPSTGDEYISDRLNSTRYHSLGATNRDSSSDPVFQMSSKLLEKFCHEENRWNRKVGAWFLLGNKEVKSGEVTKEQNSNSYMFEIRNMVINSTRA; this is encoded by the coding sequence ATGTCTATAAGACCCAgcaagtttgaagagcaaCCGGAAACGTCATTCGAGGACATGGATACGACATTTGCGAAAGACCTTGCAAGAAACATTCAACCAAAAAGCCGAAGCTCTCCTGTGTCCCGACAAGCTCCTGCAGCAATTCCCACTCCCTCGGTATCCACAACGAGCTCTGAAGGGACTACATTTTCACGCTCTGGAGAGAGATACCTTGGTGATAACAGGAcggaagaggaggaagaggacgatgacgttgatgaagagttcCTGAATGATTTTCAAGAGTTTCAGAACAGAAAAGATGACTTTGACGATGCTTTAAGGACATTCTTGACGCTGCGGGGCAGATCGTCATCGTCTGCAGGTGCCAGGCAGAAGGATTATGGCTCAGATACAAACGACCTGACCGCTATGTtcagcaagagattgagcaTTGGAAGACCGACGGCTCTTAGACAGCCAAGATCTATGATGGAACTGAAATCGAGGCCGGCGAGCTCCGGCATATCGCCACAGATGCCGAACAGTTTGTCTGCTGGAGATCTCAGGGTACAATCCAATAACACCGTGAGATTCAAGAAGTCAATGCCCTCGTTATCCAACTACAATCACACGAtagatgaggaggaggaagaggaagaagaagaggacgaggaggatCAGGAAAGGACGCTAAGGCGCAATGGAAAGAAATCGCTTTCAAACTGGCGGAGACATCAAAAGCCGTACTTGAACGAATTCATGGAAGgagacgaggaagaagaagacgcTGACAAGGACTTTATATTTGATGAGAATTTGATACAACCCCAGTTTCTGAATAAGACGTCCGAGGCGTCACCTTTGAAGCTATCGCCGTCACAGTACGAGATAGTCAGGGATGATGCGTTGTTGACACCGCGTTTGCACAAGAGACATCGAGACTGGAATGCCCTAGAACAACTAGATTCGTTCAAAGAGTCTGCACCTATTGTATCTCGCCGTCGCCCCGCAAAGAGCACATCAGCAAGATCTCgaatcaaaatcatcaagcaGGAGATTGATCACAATACACCAATTAAGAATGGTCGAATGTACTACAATCCAAAGACCATGAAATGGGAGGGAAATGAACAGGTCCTCGATAAATTTAGCAAGTTAGACTCCATCGACAAGAAACCGCTGCTGATAAAAACAAAATCGCAAACAACTAACACAACTCGGCAGGAATCCTTTGGCAAATTGTCAACTGCAAAGCCCAAGGCATCAAAAAGAATTAGGAACCCACGAATAGTAGGAAAGATGATGttcgatgacgaaaacCTGCGATGGATCAATATCAATGGCAACGATGACGAGCAGGACCTTTTTGCTGGCATAAAGGATGTCAAGCCGGCCTTTTCCGGCTCACCTGTCTCAAGTTTGAAGGGCACATCCCACGTTTCACCATTCCTGAGATCGCACTCTCAACTACTGCCGTCAACCGGAGACGAATATATCAGCGACAGGTTAAACTCTACAAGATATCACTCTCTGGGAGCTACTAATCGAGATTCTAGCTCTGACCCGGTATTCCAAATGAGCTCGAAGCTTCTGGAGAAGTTCTGCCATGAGGAGAATCGTTGGAATCGGAAAGTAGGCGCCTGGTTTCTACTGGGTAACAAGGAAGTGAAGTCTGGAGAAGTAACCAAGGAACAGAATTCAAACAGTTACATGTTCGAGATAAGAAATATGGTGATAAATTCAACTAGAGCGTGA
- a CDS encoding uncharacterized protein (ancestral locus Anc_1.495), whose translation MKDDLEYSINAQTFDNVDPTLFRNFKIGALFNYVVLVWGLTLLKIALFVSDIYTCIKLLAFNSWSNNIIQPYIPFRISKWLFSGCILASIALLVWETVCGIRVYRTRNIALTYVNNFSRTAYSIKDYNTFCVLDKINPSGAYQKISFYTFFELKDCIRLLLADTPRQVINGLTLWSVLVTVKPNARLGDLESFDGLISKIRTIAQTNHEEAVILSFMLFSFVIWAFFISKLVLALIFAVFVYYRLLNEQKYAGLRSFVCATISRNVDALVEERKKKYNDLYNTSVVSLGTFDEFKGQSTNGSSAELLKQQTNFSRTSSQNDDLEAQKEKMGCDFNETTMSLAATSMVDHTDEPTIMDSTAHILSTVSLVRETSPQSITKDHSFERNRICTPVQARTRLPYPQRSDSLWERREKIANEDYGHYIHGNR comes from the coding sequence ATGAAGGACGATTTGGAGTACTCGATCAACGCTCAAACTTTTGATAATGTCGATCCAACTCTATTTCGAAACTTCAAGATTGGTGCATTGTTCAATTATGTAGTACTGGTATGGGGTTTGACGCTACTTAAAATTGCGCTGTTTGTGTCAGATATCTATACATGCATAAAATTGCTGGCATTCAATTCATGGTCGAATAACATCATACAGCCTTATATTCCATTCCGTATTAGCAAATGGCTGTTTAGTGGCTGTATTCTAGCTTCGATAGCGCTACTGGTATGGGAAACCGTTTGTGGTATAAGAGTTTATCGCACCAGAAATATTGCTCTGACATACGTGAAcaacttttcaagaacagcttATTCAATCAAGGACTATAACACCTTTTGCGTGCTAGATAAGATAAACCCCTCTGGGGCTTATCAAAAGATATCATTTTACACATTCTTTGAACTGAAGGACTGCATTCGTCTGTTGCTGGCTGATACCCCAAGACAAGTCATTAACGGACTAACGCTGTGGTCAGTACTTGTGACTGTGAAACCTAACGCACGTCTCGGGGATTTAGAGTCCTTTGACGGGTTGATAAGTAAGATTAGGACCATTGCTCAGACAAATCATGAAGAGGCAGTCATACTGTCTTTCATGTTATTTTCATTTGTGATTTGGgcattcttcatctccaaGTTAGTTCTGGCGCTTATATTTGCGGTTTTTGTCTACTATAGGTTGCTCAATGAGCAGAAATACGCTGGACTGAGATCGTTTGTATGTGCTACGATAAGCCGCAACGTCGATGCCCTAGTTGAagagaggaaaaagaagtATAATGACCTGTACAACACTTCGGTTGTATCTTTAGGTACCTTCGACGAATTTAAAGGTCAATCAACAAACGGTTCAAGTGCTGAACTTCTGAAACAACAGACCAACTTTAGTCGAACAAGTTCACAAAATGACGATCTGGAGGCAcaaaaggaaaagatggGATGTGACTTCAACGAGACGACGATGTCACTAGCTGCCACTTCAATGGTTGATCATACTGATGAGCCAACGATCATGGATTCAACGGCGCATATTCTTTCAACCGTCAGTCTAGTAAGGGAAACGTCACCTCAGTCGATTACGAAAGATCATAGTTTCGAGAGAAACAGAATTTGCACACCTGTTCAGGCACGGACTCGGTTACCGTACCCTCAAAGAAGTGACAGCTTATGGGAAAGGCGGGAAAAAATAGCTAATGAGGATTACGGGCACTATATTCATGGGAATAGGTAG
- the GSF2 gene encoding Gsf2p (ancestral locus Anc_1.496): MEIYVRLNNDVERDFAFQIDTNDTINTKIAKSFRQGGDGVSDFIVLRPTIFHEKQPIGYYKSLHPGYLTEGGCLIFDYDADLQEYKQRLDPDKKLIDQLWPGQLILPEWKKSTKNIVTYVIFMLIWLYTDLPDVISPTPGICLTNQLSRIAIPIFEHFGKHSIADKLREEIQVNFSGVIAQWGFFVIHILKIAFITMFFTTGMVNPISFNPAVLYKIRNLQLTGPKIKNLLRSLGWVGAKRGTYDEYQSNFYEYIIKKYGDPGKAFKAGMIRVAAAPGLRLGDGEGFQTPLDQRFSGYTFKTIKEEGKFVLSEEYYLQLENDLKKNLESCQGDIGQMNNEIRRFRRFGLYEPGEELKEMVRLRKEVKAREEAEKAKKAEESKKEK, encoded by the coding sequence ATGGAGATATACGTCAGACTCAACAACGATGTTGAAAGAGACTTTGCGTTTCAAATAGATACCAATGACACCATTAACACTAAGATTGCCAAGAGTTTCCGCCAGGGAGGCGATGGCGTGTCCGATTTCATCGTGCTCAGACCAACAATCTTCCATGAGAAGCAACCCATTGGGTACTACAAGTCTCTGCATCCTGGCTACTTGACAGAAGGTGGCTGCTTGATCTTTGATTACGACGCAGATTTGCAGGAATACAAGCAAAGATTGGATCCTGACAAGAAACTGATCGACCAATTGTGGCCAGGTCAGTTGATTCTGCCCGAGTGGAAGAAGTCCACAAAGAACATCGTTACATATGTGATTTTTATGCTGATCTGGCTGTACACGGACTTGCCAGATGTTATCTCTCCAACGCCCGGTATATGTTTGACTAACCAGTTGTCACGTATCGCAATCCCTATCTTCGAGCACTTCGGAAAGCACAGCATCGCTGACAAGCTCAGGGAGGAGATCCAAGTGAATTTCTCCGGTGTCATTGCTCAATGGGGGTTCTTCGTGATTcacatcttgaagattgcCTTCATTACCATGTTCTTCACCACGGGGATGGTCAATCCAATTAGCTTCAACCCAGCTGTCCTTTACAAGATCAGGAATCTTCAATTGACCGGTcccaagatcaagaacttgcTACGCTCTCTGGGCTGGGTTGGCGCCAAAAGAGGAACCTATGATGAGTATCAATCAAACTTCTACGAGTACATTATCAAAAAATATGGAGATCCAGGCAAGGCCTTCAAAGCAGGTATGATCAGAGTCGCGGCAGCGCCAGGACTCCGTCTGGGTGACGGCGAGGGTTTCCAAACACCACTTGACCAGCGATTCAGCGGATATACATTCAAGACCATAAAGGAGGAAGGTAAGTTCGTTCTTAGCGAAGAGTACTACCTTCAATTGGAGAACGACCTCAAGAAAAATCTTGAATCATGCCAGGGCGACATTGGTCAGATGAACAATGAGATCAGAAGGTTCAGGAGGTTTGGTCTCTACGAGCCAGGCGAGGAGTTGAAAGAGATGGTTCGTCTCAGAAAAGAGGTTAAGGCTAGggaggaagcagagaaagcaaagaaagcagaagaatcaaagaaggagaaatgA
- the RSE1 gene encoding U2 snRNP complex subunit RSE1 (ancestral locus Anc_1.497), with protein MLVQESELYLYHLTLKRQSNYVHSCIGHFVEEKSSDKTKRPKDLQLCIATETHIELYDVADGALLKLAEVPIFATITAMESFRVENVRESFLAMVSDSGNLTIAKFNRRSNVDISLETLINHPMTRSQIRRTSPASFLKVDTFGRCILVSAVEKNKLCFVVNEGGDGSVMIQSPLEVIRPEVLTLDLVSCDVQYDNPCFASIEIDTLQNKNDHHLVFYVLDLGLNFVVKKADYTINGEANFLMGLPVLSKYNINCANEKDAHDEINPFVLIGFQDYLLVKDMSGLFSLKVQIPKRAEESSQKVSIISSAIQMLKNSFFILLQSNLGDLYRLTIEANEEDRNRPVVSISYFDTIFQAEKLHIFRNGYLYANSELNDNYLFQFDSLGDDNTEILSSRDPKEQLFFKPSKTLKNISIVSHRKNLNPLLTTQVLKAHPLMIAAGTTSKSRLLSNGVNFEEQISSPLPPGAQDLWTIKPSGQSFHKLLFLGFSKSTMVLKIDEGSIEELSIPQNPFKLNGDRTVLVATLGYRSTIQVCENELRQVVPSGDEMNQFSLKLEWFPPAGIRIVTATSSETQLCLGLSNNELVYFEISEQTDALHESQNRIEIEEPISIVAMSASRRSDFLAVGTKDSTVEIVSLKMSDTEEFMEVVSIQTLLAPVNSLRVIENKDLELHIGLQNGVYYRSKINRHDGQIYDVRTKFIGPKPIVLSSLKSTSLSLTSDKEDDEEENAEGNEDSTDDKCHCVVLHCTKTWISYTKNKLLNIRPVLFSRLSGLSTLCEFVAEETSINVCCAISSSGSLVIGRLTDFVCRQKWFQVTDTPLERILGKEADKESDSTKGGDEVEGDEEDENEEEEEEESLTLQWHTYDRTKFLAFPEDRGLFLQLESSSTQNGARISISKNQQRYQSAQGCEIFKTLPNINVLAASLVKFASNVDHLVISSRDGVLHTFEISLDKGKCQFNLRAIHETVIEGQVRAMIPFADKLLVPAFGSLILFGLGKKQLLKQSISETTLSMTKVTALANWRNERIAVGDGHESVTLFVFDKTKKSFVPIADDTIKRHTISLAFLDPSTILGGDRFGNIWTLRLSKEYEGMISTSLPPVVERMQQLPSLKRKAPNIMECPFKLTQTNMFYINDIAMDFHVLQSVQMSDRPAIIYSGLQGTIGCLTPLLSKAEITKLKTIETVMSEADDKFYMKHEIERRGNEAPTAVEDAEIGALRASHNGIPEGSNSIVGREQSRYRGYYAPVRNVIDGDLCERFLDLLPAEQSFLCAELKTLQPDAVVRSLNDIRTNYM; from the coding sequence ATGCTTGTGCAGGAGTCTGAGCTGTATCTGTACCACTTGACATTGAAGCGACAGTCCAATTATGTTCATTCATGCATCGGTCACTTTGTAGAGGAGAAAAGTTCAGACAAGACTAAGCGGCCAAAGGATTTGCAGCTTTGCATCGCGACAGAGACTCACATTGAGCTCTATGACGTAGCTGACGGCgctcttttgaaattggCTGAGGTTCCCATTTTTGCTACAATAACAGCTATGGAGTCTTTTCGTGTGGAAAACGTCAGGGAATCGTTTCTGGCAATGGTGTCCGATTCCGGGAATCTGACTATAGCTAAATTCAATAGACGATCAAATGTCGATATTTCTTTGGAAACGTTGATCAACCATCCAATGACAAGATCACAGATACGAAGAACGTCGCCAGCTTCGTTTTTAAAGGTCGATACTTTCGGAAGATGCATTTTAGTGTCAGCTGTGGAAAAAAACAAGCTTTGTTTTGTGGTCAACGAGGGCGGCGATGGATCTGTGATGATACAGTCGCCGCTGGAGGTGATTAGACCCGAGGTTCTGACTCTGGATTTGGTATCATGCGATGTGCAATATGACAACCCGTGTTTCGCCTCAATCGAGATAGATACTTTGCAAAATAAAAACGATCATCACCTGGTGTTTTATGTTCTGGATTTGGGTTTAAATTTTGTTGTGAAGAAAGCGGACTATACCATAAATGGAGAAGCCAATTTTCTGATGGGATTGCCCGTTTTGTCCAAGTATAACATCAACTGTGCCAACGAAAAGGATGCACACGACGAGATCAACCCATTTGTGCTTATAGGATTCCAGGACTACCTTTTAGTTAAAGACATGAGCGGGCTCTTTAGCTTGAAAGTTCAAATCCCTAAACGGGCCGAAGAAAGCAGCCAAAAAGTTTCGATAATTTCATCTGCTATACAAATGCTCAAGAATAGcttcttcattcttttACAGTCAAACTTAGGTGACTTGTACCGACTGACCATTGAAGCGAATGAAGAGGACAGAAACAGACCCGTTGTCTCAATCTCTTACTTCGACACAATATTTCAGGCAGAAAAGCTGCATATCTTCAGAAATGGGTATCTTTATGCTAATTCAGAGCTGAATGACAACTATTTATTTCAATTCGACAGCCTGGGTGATGACAATACTGAGATTTTAAGCTCGCGCGATCCCAAGGAACAATTATTCTTCAAGCCATCGAAGACTTTAAAGAATATCAGCATTGTATCGCATAGAAAAAATCTCAATCCATTGCTGACCACTCAAGTACTCAAAGCCCACCCACTTATGATAGCAGCTGGCACAACCTCGAAATCGAGGCTATTATCAAACGGTGTAAACTTCGAAGAACAAATCTCGTCCCCCTTGCCGCCGGGGGCTCAGGATCTATGGACGATAAAACCATCTGGTCAGTCCTTTCACAAATTGCTGTTTTTGGGTTTTTCGAAGTCGACTATGGTATTGAAAATCGATGAAGGATCCATCGAGGAATTGAGCATACCTCAGAATCCATTCAAGCTAAACGGAGATCGGACAGTTTTAGTAGCGACATTGGGTTATCGATCAACCATTCAGGTGTGCGAAAATGAACTTCGACAGGTCGTGCCTAGcggcgatgagatgaacCAATTTTCTTTAAAACTGGAGTGGTTTCCTCCCGCGGGAATTCGTATTGTGACAGCAACTAGTTCCGAAACGCAACTTTGCCTAGGTTTATCTAACAATGAGCTTGTTTACTTTGAGATAAGCGAGCAGACTGACGCTCTACATGAATCACAGAACAGAATAGAAATTGAGGAGCCCATAAGCATCGTGGCGATGAGCGCTTCGCGACGAAGCGACTTTCTGGCTGTTGGTACGAAGGACTCTACTGTAGAAATTgtctctttgaaaatgTCAGACACGGAAGAATTTATGGAAGTTGTTTCGATACAGACGCTGCTTGCGCCAGTCAATAGCCTGCGGGTTATAGAGAATAAGGACTTAGAACTGCATATTGGATTACAAAATGGTGTCTACTATCGTTCAAAAATAAATAGGCATGATGGGCAAATTTACGACGTCAGAACGAAATTCATAGGACCCAAGCCAATTGTCCTCTCGTCTCTTAAGTCTACATCGCTCAGTTTGACTTCAGATAAAgaggatgatgaggaagaaaacgCAGAAGGGAACGAGGACAGCACTGATGATAAATGCCATTGTGTAGTACTTCACTGTACAAAGACCTGGATTAGTTACACCAAAAACAAGCTACTCAATATTCGTCCGGTGCTTTTCTCCCGCCTAAGTGGCCTATCGACTCTATGTGAATTTGTTGCTGAGGAGACCAGTATTAATGTTTGCTGTGCAATCAGCTCGTCGGGCTCTCTAGTGATTGGAAGATTGACCGATTTTGTTTGCAGACAGAAATGGTTTCAAGTAACAGACACTCCCTTGGAAAGGATTTTAGGCAAGGAAGCTGATAAAGAGAGCGATAGCACTAAGGGTGGAGACGAAGTGGagggagatgaagaggacgagaacgaggaagaggaggaagaagaaagcctCACGCTACAATGGCATACATATGACAGGACCAAGTTTCTAGCATTTCCTGAGGATAGGGGActtttcctgcagctcGAGAGCTCAAGTACACAAAATGGAGCTCGAATAAGTATAAGCAAGAACCAGCAGCGATATCAAAGCGCCCAAGGTtgtgaaattttcaagactCTACCGAATATCAATGTCTTGGCGGCATCATTAGTCAAATTTGCAAGCAATGTCGATCATCTTGTGATATCATCCAGAGATGGAGTACTTCACACGTTTGAAATCTCGCTTGATAAAGGCAAATGCCAATTTAATTTGAGAGCGATTCATGAAACCGTGATAGAAGGCCAAGTGCGTGCTATGATTCCTTTCGCTGATAAGCTATTAGTTCCTGCTTTCGGCAGTCTAATTTTGTTCGGATTAGGTAAAAAGCAGTTGTTGAAACAATCCATCTCGGAAACTACTCTCTCGATGACCAAAGTCACCGCTCTTGCAAACTGGCGAAATGAACGGATTGCAGTCGGAGACGGCCATGAATCTGTGACTCTCTTCGTCTTTGATAAAACAAAGAAGTCTTTTGTTCCCATTGCCGATGACACCATTAAAAGACATACTATATCTCTAGCTTTTCTCGATCCTTCGACAATATTGGGCGGCGACAGGTTTGGTAACATATGGACCTTGAGATTGAGCAAGGAATATGAAGGCATGATATCAACATCTCTTCCACCTGTGGTCGAAAGAATGCAACAGCTACcgtctttgaagaggaaagctCCTAATATTATGGAGTGTCCTTTCAAGCTTACTCAAACTAACATGTTCTACATTAACGATATAGCGATGGATTTTCACGTTTTACAATCTGTTCAGATGTCTGATAGGCCAGCCATAATATACTCCGGATTACAGGGAACTATAGGCTGTCTGACTCCGTTGCTATCCAAGGCAGAAATAACTAAGTTGAAGACCATCGAAACCGTTATGAGTGAAGCTGATGACAAATTTTACATGAAGCACGAGATTGAGAGGCGAGGAAATGAGGCACCTACAGCTGTGGAAGACGCCGAGATTGGAGCTCTGCGTGCAAGTCACAACGGCATCCCTGAGGGTTCAAATTCCATCGTTGGCAGGGAACAATCAAGATACAGAGGCTATTATGCACCGGTAAGAAACGTGATTGACGGTGACCTCTGCGAGAGATTTCTAGATCTTCTCCCGGCAGAACAGAGCTTCCTCTGTGCCGAATTAAAGACTCTACAGCCTGATGCTGTGGTCCGGAGTCTAAACGACATTAGGACTAACTATATGTAA